TGACCTGGTGCAGAACCAGTTGACCGACGACTCCGCGTTCCGTCCTTCACATCTTAATCATAAGGTATCCGCGCCATCCTCGCTTTCCCTCCACGTCCAATACTAGCAATCTCACACGGCGTACCTAGAGACCTTTCAGACCGGCACATCGATCATTGCTCAGCACAAATCCGACAATACATTTTCTACCGACCGACACGAAACGCCGCGCTAACAAATCAGCAAAGTAGTAGAAGCAGACAGCCCTCGAACGCATCATCTCCACTCCATCGACCGTCGACTCTGCAGCGCTCAGACCACAGCTTTTCCTCATCGCACTCAAGCAAAAAGCACCCTCTCATCCAActcatccacctccctcGTCCCCTCACCCGTTCGCAATCCCAAATCTCGATGTCTCGCCTTCCGTCCCATCTCACTCTCCGCCCGGCGATTATACCTCCCGGCCTTACTCTTCCGCAAATCACTTCTAATCTGGTTGGGCGACACGAACTCCTTGTTTTCATAGATGACTGGTCCACCGAAACTGCCCTCCAGGATAACAATCGGAGTGAGAACAAGTCGCGGTCCGATCTCCACGAGGGTAATGTGGGTTTCCGGTTTACCTCCCGTCGCCTTCGTGATGGCTTTCGCAGGCGCAGCGGTGTCTGTCTCACCCTCAGCGACTTTCTGCGACTTAGCCACCTCCGTCTCAGAGATCTGGTAGCATCTGATCCAAATCTTCCCATCCGCCAACGTAAACCCCATAACATGATCCACAAACGGCTTCACCTTCCGACTGCTCTGCGGCACCCCGAAAGTATGCGTCAACAACTCCTTCAGCACGCGTGTATGCGCCATCTTATCGAAGTTCGCATCGAAACTCAACACCGGTCTCGATCCCTTGAGGCAGTTGCCTGTGAAATTCAACTCTTCCATGGTATGCACATTCTGACAGTGGAGTTTGACGGTGGGTCCGTTGGGTGGTTTGGACAACCAAATGTAGAGGTCTTTCCCCTTGCGAGcttcgaagaagaggacgttGTTGCAGTTGTAGAGGTCGGCGAGTTCGTTGAGTTGGTGCAGTTGGGTTTTTGTGTCGAGTTTGGCGTCTTTGCGGGAGTGGGGGAGGAGGGCGTGGAGGTCGTTGAGGAGGTGGCGGTGTCTGTG
This genomic interval from Zymoseptoria tritici IPO323 chromosome 8, whole genome shotgun sequence contains the following:
- a CDS encoding ribosome biogenesis protein BRX1 — its product is MASVYKSLGKGKATSKSHDEDGDSSKPKNRQRVLILTSRGVTYRHRHLLNDLHALLPHSRKDAKLDTKTQLHQLNELADLYNCNNVLFFEARKGKDLYIWLSKPPNGPTVKLHCQNVHTMEELNFTGNCLKGSRPVLSFDANFDKMAHTRVLKELLTHTFGVPQSSRKVKPFVDHVMGFTLADGKIWIRCYQISETEVAKSQKVAEGETDTAAPAKAITKATGGKPETHITLVEIGPRLVLTPIVILEGSFGGPVIYENKEFVSPNQIRSDLRKSKAGRYNRRAESEMGRKARHRDLGLRTGEGTREVDELDERVLFA